Proteins encoded by one window of Chroogloeocystis siderophila 5.2 s.c.1:
- a CDS encoding acyl carrier protein, translating to MEIQNLQATKTLTVSDSIHTTKENVRKIAPTAAEIQAWIVSYLADLLEINPDEIDTTIPFDRYGLDSAVVVGLTGDLEAWLDSKVDPTLIYDYPTIEDLTRHLAEELGAKM from the coding sequence ATGGAAATTCAGAATCTGCAAGCAACAAAAACGCTTACAGTTTCAGACAGTATTCATACTACCAAAGAGAACGTACGTAAAATAGCGCCGACTGCGGCAGAAATTCAAGCATGGATAGTCTCATATCTAGCTGACCTACTTGAAATCAATCCTGATGAGATTGATACCACAATTCCTTTTGATCGTTATGGTTTGGATTCGGCTGTAGTAGTTGGTTTAACTGGCGATCTAGAGGCTTGGCTAGATAGTAAGGTTGATCCCACTCTGATATACGACTATCCTACTATTGAGGATTTGACTCGACATTTAGCTGAAGAGTTGGGCGCCAAAATGTAG
- a CDS encoding fatty acyl-AMP ligase, which produces MTADHDYSSEIKDKFLSLVDLLEYRARKHPERKACTFLQDGEIEVGSLTYKDLDQQARVIAAKLQNLDTIGSRALLLYPPGLEFITAFLGCLYAGIVAVPAYPPRRNQTLSRLQAIVMDAQATLALTKTSLISNIESSFVKELELTKLCWLATDSIATYNLGGAWQKPQLTNNTLAFLQYTSGSTGTPKGVMVSHGNLLHNSALIHKCFAHTPNSKGVIWLPPYHDMGLIGGVLQALFGGCSVTLMSPVDFLQRPYRWLRAISRYQATTSGGPNFAYDLCVRKIKPEQMADLDLSSWDVAFTGAEPVRAETLEQFAAKFAACGFRREAFLPCYGLAEATLIVSGTQKTALPIIHRVSGTELEQNRVVASAGKEGTRAIVSCGQSWLNQEIAIIDPDSLTLCPANTVGEVWVSSPSIAQGYWNRPEETKQTFHAYLADRSAGPFLRTGDLGFLHNDELFITGRIKDLIIIRGQNHYPQDIELTVDKSHPALQPCCGAAFAVEVKGSERLVIVQEVKRSYLRKLNMNEIIENIRQAVAEQHGIQVYAAVLVKTGSIPKTSSGKIQRYACRSKFLTGNLDVVEDWSENPQSKAKFLHLHTEVESVLQKVLTSKLQK; this is translated from the coding sequence ATGACCGCTGATCACGATTATTCAAGCGAAATTAAAGATAAATTTTTATCCTTAGTGGATCTACTAGAGTATAGGGCGCGAAAGCATCCTGAGCGAAAAGCCTGTACCTTTTTGCAGGATGGGGAAATAGAAGTAGGTAGCCTAACTTACAAAGATTTAGATCAACAAGCACGGGTGATCGCAGCTAAGCTTCAGAATCTGGATACCATAGGCTCCCGTGCCTTGCTTCTCTACCCACCAGGATTGGAGTTCATTACTGCCTTCTTGGGGTGTTTATATGCTGGAATTGTGGCTGTTCCTGCTTATCCACCTCGGCGCAATCAAACTTTATCTAGGTTGCAGGCGATTGTGATGGATGCTCAGGCAACGTTAGCACTTACCAAGACTTCCTTAATCAGCAATATAGAGAGTTCCTTTGTCAAGGAACTGGAATTAACCAAATTGTGCTGGCTAGCCACAGATAGTATTGCTACTTATAACTTAGGCGGGGCGTGGCAGAAGCCGCAACTGACCAACAACACCTTAGCTTTTTTGCAGTACACATCTGGCTCTACGGGTACACCGAAAGGCGTTATGGTGAGCCATGGCAACCTTTTGCACAATTCAGCTCTAATCCATAAATGTTTTGCTCATACGCCCAATAGCAAAGGTGTAATCTGGTTGCCACCCTATCATGACATGGGGTTGATTGGCGGAGTGCTGCAGGCTCTTTTCGGCGGTTGCTCAGTTACACTAATGTCACCCGTAGACTTTCTTCAAAGACCCTATCGTTGGCTACGGGCAATTTCTCGTTACCAAGCTACTACCAGTGGTGGACCTAATTTTGCCTATGATCTGTGTGTGCGCAAGATTAAGCCAGAACAGATGGCTGATCTTGACCTAAGCAGCTGGGACGTAGCTTTCACAGGAGCCGAACCCGTACGTGCAGAAACACTAGAGCAGTTTGCAGCTAAGTTTGCAGCCTGTGGCTTCCGGAGGGAGGCTTTTCTGCCTTGCTACGGGTTAGCTGAAGCGACCTTGATTGTTTCCGGGACTCAGAAAACAGCTTTGCCGATTATCCATCGTGTTAGCGGGACAGAACTTGAGCAAAACCGAGTAGTAGCCTCTGCGGGGAAAGAAGGTACTCGAGCAATTGTCAGCTGTGGTCAGAGTTGGCTAAACCAGGAAATTGCGATCATTGACCCTGATTCATTAACTTTATGTCCTGCTAATACAGTGGGAGAAGTTTGGGTGTCAAGTCCGAGCATAGCTCAAGGCTATTGGAATCGACCGGAAGAAACAAAGCAAACTTTTCATGCATACCTAGCAGATAGATCTGCAGGGCCGTTTCTACGTACCGGAGACTTGGGATTTTTGCACAATGACGAATTATTCATTACTGGACGTATTAAAGACCTAATCATTATTCGGGGGCAAAACCATTATCCTCAAGACATTGAACTGACAGTAGACAAGAGCCATCCGGCTTTACAACCTTGTTGTGGGGCTGCATTCGCAGTGGAAGTAAAGGGTTCGGAGCGCTTAGTTATTGTTCAGGAGGTGAAGCGGAGTTACTTGCGTAAGTTAAATATGAACGAAATTATAGAGAATATCCGTCAAGCCGTAGCGGAGCAACACGGTATCCAGGTTTACGCAGCAGTACTTGTTAAAACTGGGAGCATTCCCAAGACTTCGAGTGGTAAGATTCAGCGCTATGCTTGTCGTTCTAAGTTTCTGACTGGAAATTTGGACGTCGTGGAAGATTGGAGTGAGAATCCTCAAAGCAAAGCAAAGTTTCTGCATCTACACACGGAGGTTGAATCAGTGTTACAGAAAGTACTAACTAGTAAACTGCAAAAGTAG